From the genome of Solidesulfovibrio carbinolicus, one region includes:
- a CDS encoding PAS domain S-box protein has protein sequence MLRLPGSIRLNLILVVLGGVLPVLGVVLGSGWERREHEIAHIGQTTMRLAQYYAHQQASETARLQAVLAGLAAEPAVREKNLPACTALFRDVLVGNPNCVNFALMDADGEALASALPFSRQNLAERPEFRQAKATGRFSVGEYAVGKVSGVQVLPFAYPVYGASGELSGVLIVTVRLQDIATVFDQSMMPAGSFVGLTDREGRRLYRHPASPEAPVGKPIARDVWDRIRAGNGQAIFSAVATDGVRRIFAVQSVALSDQEKPYLSILVSIPEHAAIVAADAVTAVWAGWAGASLVLATVLAWIVGRFGIHDPLVRIVETAQRLGGGDLTARSGLTGSRGTLGRLAKAIDRMAQNLEQDRLELVETRDALAREALRRQTLMDSSNDGIVVIDSGHRIVEANRRFAEMLGYAQDAVVGMLTWDYEADWDEAAIRSSFDNPLAVRTVIESHYRRKDGSVFPVEVSVNGVAIQGKNFFVSVARDITERKAVEQALRDSEERYRTLFENSLDAIALVEDSPLRLRWVNPAFCKLFGLSAEEAYALSAEELWGLAHPDDSRLLRPRLEDRLRAELDLGRECYRIVCGDGRTRWVEMTGRRLGGQSASTHMAIYHDITEEQERAALLAAAKDQAEAASRAKSEFLANMSHEIRTPLNGIVTILQLMVASGLTEEQAGQARMALAASRRLTRLLSDILDISRVEAGKMAIVQAPFNLRRAMAEVRELLLPAGDPPGVTCTVSVDDAVPEIVVGDVTRFQQILTNLLGNALKFTARGTVSVTAVAQPDALTGHPRVLFSVADSGVGIPKDKLDSLFAPFTQVAQGYRRDHQGAGLGLAICKRLVGLMGGSIGIESEPGQGAVVHFSLTFGLPSDVLPQPAPLRPRATVFKRLNLLLAEDEALARLAIEAMLRREGHDVRTAENGCEALALLAREPFDLVLMDVQMPAMDGLEATRRIRSGEAGPAAARTPILAMTAYAMEGDKERFLAAGMDGYVTKPVELVELLAVIDQVLSDRERGGTAPGAAEK, from the coding sequence ATGCTGCGCTTGCCGGGTTCTATTCGTTTGAACCTGATACTGGTGGTCCTTGGCGGCGTGCTGCCGGTGCTGGGCGTGGTGCTGGGATCGGGCTGGGAACGGCGCGAACATGAGATCGCCCACATCGGCCAGACCACCATGCGTCTGGCCCAGTATTACGCCCATCAGCAGGCCAGCGAAACGGCTCGTCTGCAGGCCGTCCTGGCCGGGCTGGCCGCCGAACCGGCGGTGCGCGAAAAAAACCTTCCCGCCTGCACCGCGCTGTTTCGCGACGTCCTGGTCGGCAATCCCAACTGCGTCAATTTCGCCCTCATGGACGCTGATGGCGAGGCTCTAGCCTCGGCCCTGCCCTTTTCCAGACAAAACCTGGCCGAGCGGCCCGAATTCCGACAAGCCAAGGCAACGGGACGCTTTTCCGTGGGCGAGTATGCCGTTGGCAAGGTCAGCGGCGTCCAGGTGCTGCCGTTTGCCTATCCCGTTTACGGTGCATCAGGCGAACTGTCGGGCGTGCTCATCGTTACGGTCCGGTTGCAAGACATCGCCACGGTCTTCGATCAATCCATGATGCCGGCCGGTTCCTTTGTCGGGCTGACCGATCGCGAGGGCCGGCGTCTGTATCGCCATCCGGCGTCCCCGGAGGCTCCCGTGGGCAAGCCTATCGCCCGTGACGTCTGGGACCGCATTCGGGCAGGAAATGGCCAGGCGATTTTCTCCGCTGTCGCCACCGATGGCGTCCGGCGCATATTCGCCGTCCAAAGCGTGGCCTTGTCCGATCAGGAAAAGCCCTACCTTTCGATACTGGTGAGCATCCCCGAGCATGCCGCCATTGTGGCGGCCGACGCCGTCACCGCCGTCTGGGCGGGCTGGGCCGGGGCGTCCTTGGTGCTGGCCACGGTCTTGGCCTGGATCGTCGGCCGCTTTGGCATCCACGACCCTCTGGTTCGCATTGTCGAGACGGCCCAACGTCTTGGCGGCGGCGATCTCACCGCCCGGTCGGGCCTGACCGGAAGCCGGGGAACTCTCGGCCGGCTGGCCAAGGCCATTGACCGCATGGCCCAGAACCTGGAGCAGGACCGCCTGGAACTGGTGGAGACCCGCGACGCCTTGGCTCGGGAGGCCCTCCGGCGGCAAACGCTCATGGACTCCAGCAACGACGGCATCGTGGTCATCGACAGCGGACACCGGATCGTTGAAGCCAACCGGCGGTTTGCCGAGATGTTGGGCTATGCTCAGGACGCGGTGGTGGGCATGTTGACCTGGGACTACGAGGCTGACTGGGACGAGGCGGCCATTCGCAGCAGTTTTGACAATCCCTTGGCGGTCAGGACAGTTATTGAGTCCCACTATCGGCGCAAGGACGGCTCGGTGTTTCCGGTGGAGGTCAGCGTCAACGGCGTGGCTATCCAGGGCAAAAACTTCTTCGTGTCCGTGGCCCGCGACATCACCGAACGCAAGGCCGTGGAACAGGCGCTGCGGGACAGCGAGGAACGCTACCGGACGCTTTTTGAAAACTCCCTGGACGCCATTGCTTTGGTAGAAGACTCTCCGTTGCGGTTGCGGTGGGTGAATCCCGCTTTTTGCAAGTTGTTCGGGCTTTCGGCCGAAGAAGCCTACGCCCTGTCGGCCGAAGAACTCTGGGGTCTCGCCCATCCGGACGATAGCCGTTTGCTGCGGCCGCGCTTGGAGGATCGGCTGCGGGCGGAACTGGACCTCGGCCGGGAATGCTACCGGATCGTGTGTGGCGATGGCCGGACGCGTTGGGTCGAAATGACCGGGCGTCGGCTTGGCGGCCAAAGCGCATCGACGCACATGGCCATCTATCACGACATCACCGAAGAACAGGAACGGGCGGCCCTCCTGGCCGCGGCCAAGGATCAGGCCGAGGCCGCCAGCCGGGCCAAAAGCGAGTTTCTGGCCAACATGAGCCACGAAATCCGCACGCCGTTAAACGGCATCGTGACTATCCTGCAGCTCATGGTCGCCTCGGGGCTGACCGAGGAACAGGCCGGCCAGGCCCGCATGGCCCTGGCCGCCAGTCGCCGCCTGACCAGACTCTTGTCCGACATCCTGGACATCTCCCGGGTCGAAGCCGGTAAGATGGCCATTGTCCAGGCCCCGTTCAATTTGCGCCGGGCCATGGCGGAAGTCCGCGAGCTCTTGCTGCCGGCCGGCGATCCGCCGGGCGTAACCTGCACCGTTTCCGTCGATGACGCCGTCCCGGAAATCGTTGTCGGCGACGTCACGAGGTTCCAGCAGATTTTGACCAACCTGCTCGGCAATGCGCTGAAGTTCACCGCCAGGGGAACGGTGTCCGTCACGGCCGTGGCCCAGCCGGATGCCTTGACCGGCCATCCCCGGGTGCTGTTTTCGGTGGCCGACAGCGGCGTGGGCATTCCCAAGGACAAGCTCGACAGTCTCTTTGCGCCGTTCACCCAGGTCGCTCAGGGCTATCGCCGTGACCATCAGGGCGCTGGCCTGGGCCTGGCCATCTGCAAGCGCCTGGTCGGTCTCATGGGCGGTTCCATCGGCATCGAGAGCGAACCTGGTCAGGGCGCTGTCGTCCATTTCAGCCTGACCTTCGGCCTGCCTTCCGACGTGTTGCCGCAGCCGGCCCCCCTGCGTCCACGGGCGACGGTTTTCAAACGCCTCAACCTCTTGCTGGCCGAGGACGAGGCTCTGGCCCGCCTGGCCATTGAGGCCATGCTGCGCCGGGAGGGCCATGACGTCCGTACGGCGGAAAACGGCTGCGAAGCCTTGGCGTTGCTCGCCCGGGAGCCGTTTGACCTCGTGCTCATGGATGTCCAGATGCCGGCCATGGACGGCCTGGAGGCGACGCGGCGCATCCGGTCCGGCGAGGCCGGACCTGCAGCGGCGCGAACGCCTATCCTCGCCATGACGGCCTACGCCATGGAGGGGGACAAGGAACGCTTCCTGGCCGCGGGCATGGACGGCTACGTGACCAAGCCCGTGGAACTCGTCGAACTGCTGGCCGTCATCGACCAAGTGCTGTCGGACCGGGAGCGCGGCGGGACAGCTCCAGGCGCGGCTGAAAAATGA
- a CDS encoding SpoIIE family protein phosphatase: MTEEVFIEVDAAQRNRFGEDICGDAFKTLRVQDEGRVIAVLSDGLGHGVKASILSLMTATMALKYTATDADVVRAAEVIMDALPVCQVRKISYATFTVVDIHPDGATRVVEMDNPPVILLRAGKAQHMDFEEVSSPRYNDRLIRVYDLNMQPGDRLIFTSDGITQAGLGSERMRLGWRIKGCREFVEEVVAKDPSISARNLSQKILSQALRQEPFQRAYDDMTAAVIYFRRPRRSIVLTGPPYAAHRDKEFAQMLAEFPGRKIICGGTTANIVARELGRTIRDSLQVGAVSDIPPAAEMDDVDLVTEGILTLTRVARLLEQDEAPREKNPAVQLYDILLDSDSIEFIVGARINEAHQDPNLPIDLEIRRNIIRRICKVLEEKYLKETKMSVF; the protein is encoded by the coding sequence GTGACCGAGGAAGTCTTTATCGAGGTGGACGCCGCCCAGCGCAACCGGTTCGGCGAGGACATCTGCGGCGACGCCTTCAAGACCCTGCGCGTCCAGGATGAAGGCCGGGTCATTGCCGTGCTCTCCGACGGCCTGGGGCACGGCGTCAAGGCCAGCATCCTGTCGCTCATGACCGCCACCATGGCGCTGAAGTACACGGCCACCGACGCCGACGTGGTGCGTGCCGCCGAAGTCATCATGGACGCCCTGCCCGTGTGCCAGGTGCGCAAGATCAGCTACGCCACCTTCACCGTGGTAGACATCCACCCCGACGGGGCCACCCGCGTCGTGGAGATGGACAATCCGCCGGTGATTCTCCTGCGCGCCGGCAAAGCCCAGCACATGGACTTCGAGGAGGTCTCCTCGCCGCGCTACAATGATCGCCTCATCCGGGTCTACGACCTGAACATGCAGCCCGGCGACCGGCTCATCTTCACCTCCGACGGCATCACCCAGGCCGGCCTTGGCTCGGAGCGCATGCGCCTGGGCTGGCGCATCAAGGGCTGCCGGGAGTTCGTCGAGGAGGTCGTGGCCAAGGACCCGTCCATCTCGGCCCGCAACCTGTCCCAAAAGATCCTGTCCCAGGCCCTGCGCCAGGAACCCTTCCAGCGGGCCTATGACGACATGACCGCCGCCGTCATCTACTTCCGCCGCCCGCGCCGCTCCATCGTGCTCACCGGCCCGCCCTACGCCGCCCATCGCGACAAGGAATTCGCCCAGATGCTGGCCGAATTCCCCGGCCGCAAGATCATCTGCGGCGGCACCACGGCCAACATCGTGGCCCGGGAGCTCGGCCGCACCATCCGCGACAGCCTGCAGGTCGGGGCGGTCAGCGATATCCCGCCGGCCGCCGAGATGGACGACGTGGATCTCGTCACCGAAGGCATCCTCACCCTCACCCGGGTGGCCCGGCTCCTGGAACAGGACGAAGCGCCGCGCGAAAAAAACCCGGCCGTGCAGCTCTACGACATCCTGCTCGACAGCGACTCCATCGAATTCATCGTGGGCGCGCGCATCAACGAAGCCCACCAGGACCCCAACCTGCCCATTGACCTGGAAATCCGCCGCAACATCATCCGGCGCATCTGCAAGGTGCTGGAAGAGAAGTACTTGAAAGAAACGAAGATGAGCGTTTTCTAG
- a CDS encoding branched-chain amino acid ABC transporter substrate-binding protein, producing MARWLGLGAALVVAALAGAGVWWGLSNGKPKPCLDPLGCVEIAPGGAIRLGVIQALTGKVAPIGQDQLRGLELALDRKGGRLLDHPVELVIEDTGCRQEGGANAALRIVSDPSVVAIFGTTCSGDAAAAAQVMTEAGLSMISGNNSAPFLTSIGGKRAPKWQPGYFRTSSNEEHSGPAAARYAYEGLGVRAAAMVHDGDIYTRGLAEGFRAEFERLGGRTVLFAAVDKGDANMRPLLEAVAASKAELLFFPLFQPEGNHVLLTARAMPEMVGVKLMSDGALIEKSFIEAVGEASKGMYFVGPTPPAPGPALDALRAQYQAKYRATPATDYYASAFDAAGILFAAITKAAVAGKDGSLVIGRQALRDALAATADYPGLGGKLRCDGFGDCATPRFNVLRMDDPAQGVAGLTANVVFTYVPR from the coding sequence ATGGCGCGATGGCTGGGACTTGGGGCGGCGCTGGTGGTGGCGGCATTGGCCGGAGCGGGCGTCTGGTGGGGATTGTCCAACGGCAAGCCCAAACCCTGCCTTGATCCCCTGGGCTGCGTGGAAATCGCGCCCGGTGGGGCCATTCGCCTGGGTGTCATCCAGGCCTTGACCGGCAAGGTCGCGCCCATCGGCCAGGACCAGCTGCGCGGCCTCGAACTGGCCCTGGACCGCAAGGGCGGACGGCTGCTCGACCATCCCGTGGAACTGGTCATCGAGGACACCGGCTGCCGCCAGGAAGGCGGGGCCAACGCGGCCCTGCGCATCGTTTCCGACCCTTCGGTGGTGGCGATTTTCGGCACCACCTGCTCCGGCGACGCCGCCGCCGCCGCCCAGGTCATGACCGAGGCCGGCCTGTCCATGATCTCCGGCAACAACAGCGCCCCCTTCCTCACCTCCATCGGCGGCAAGCGCGCCCCCAAATGGCAGCCCGGCTATTTCCGCACCTCTTCCAATGAAGAGCATTCCGGCCCGGCCGCCGCCCGGTATGCCTACGAAGGCCTGGGCGTTCGCGCCGCGGCCATGGTCCATGACGGCGACATCTACACCCGGGGGCTGGCCGAGGGGTTTCGGGCCGAGTTCGAGCGTCTGGGCGGCCGCACCGTGCTGTTCGCCGCCGTGGACAAGGGCGACGCCAACATGCGCCCGCTGCTTGAGGCCGTGGCCGCCTCAAAGGCCGAATTGCTCTTTTTCCCGCTCTTCCAGCCCGAGGGCAACCATGTGCTGCTCACTGCCCGGGCCATGCCCGAGATGGTCGGCGTCAAGCTCATGAGCGACGGCGCGCTCATTGAAAAAAGCTTTATCGAGGCCGTGGGCGAGGCGTCCAAAGGCATGTATTTCGTCGGCCCCACCCCGCCGGCCCCCGGGCCGGCCCTGGACGCCCTGCGCGCCCAGTACCAGGCCAAGTATCGGGCCACGCCGGCCACGGACTACTACGCCAGCGCCTTTGACGCCGCCGGCATCCTGTTTGCCGCCATAACCAAGGCGGCCGTGGCCGGCAAGGACGGCTCCCTGGTCATCGGCCGCCAGGCCCTGCGAGACGCCTTGGCCGCCACCGCCGACTATCCGGGGCTGGGCGGAAAACTGCGCTGCGACGGTTTTGGCGACTGCGCCACCCCGCGCTTCAATGTGCTGCGCATGGACGATCCCGCCCAAGGCGTCGCCGGGCTGACGGCCAACGTGGTCTTCACCTACGTCCCGCGGTAA
- a CDS encoding GGDEF domain-containing protein: protein MGVGAGFVGLAVVRGAEADIVANLELRNGVLEMESQLERARRLYRDFLLQVPLVGFAQAQERYGQPALAAAARVIALSENLRRAMAAMPDGSDMAKRKIDMRFFTSTAKRFSQTLLSENELVILVADPETGLDTQIGAAVRQLGVCLEGQDELAFPAREIGVLLQQYQLSRQRPVMQTAVNKVEALRRRIAATPGLETARKTEALRLCDTFDKVAARLMDTATSMSANANDFALQARAVDPIAEDLRRITALEVERAKTRIGWATKLAGGIVLFSALLGLGCIFWVARLLHRAVTSRIVELTRYAGNVRDGHFGEAIDMAGSDEIGLLARALADMNGRIHDLVGGLEDKVRQRTLELDAKNRELDAKNQALAVLSLTDRLTSLCNRRRLDQVLSAEWRRAQRYGTPFSVIMIDLDNFKDVNDTFGHAVGDAVLVRVADILLAVVRETDVVGRFGGEEFLLVCPETTVEDARVLAEALRRELQDTDFPLVGRITASFGLADYEADPGPAALVARADKALYRAKQSGRNQVIVAPTTAAVSRTQ from the coding sequence ATGGGCGTCGGAGCCGGCTTTGTCGGGCTGGCCGTGGTGCGGGGAGCCGAGGCTGACATCGTGGCCAACCTGGAGCTGCGAAACGGTGTGCTGGAGATGGAAAGCCAGCTTGAACGCGCCCGCCGGCTGTACCGGGATTTTCTGCTCCAGGTGCCTCTCGTCGGTTTTGCCCAGGCCCAGGAGCGCTACGGACAACCGGCCCTGGCCGCCGCCGCCCGGGTCATCGCCTTAAGCGAAAACCTCCGCCGGGCCATGGCCGCCATGCCCGACGGCAGCGACATGGCCAAGCGCAAGATCGACATGCGCTTTTTCACGTCCACGGCCAAACGCTTTTCCCAGACGCTGTTAAGCGAGAATGAACTGGTCATCCTGGTGGCCGATCCCGAGACCGGCCTCGACACCCAGATCGGCGCTGCCGTGCGCCAGCTCGGCGTCTGCCTGGAGGGCCAGGACGAACTGGCCTTTCCCGCCCGCGAAATCGGCGTCCTCCTCCAGCAGTACCAGCTGTCCCGGCAGCGGCCGGTCATGCAGACGGCGGTCAACAAGGTCGAGGCCCTGCGCCGGCGCATCGCGGCCACGCCGGGCCTGGAGACCGCCCGAAAGACCGAGGCCCTGCGGCTGTGCGACACCTTTGACAAGGTCGCCGCCAGGCTCATGGACACAGCCACGTCCATGAGCGCCAACGCCAACGATTTCGCCCTTCAGGCCCGGGCCGTGGACCCCATTGCCGAGGACTTGCGCCGCATCACCGCCTTGGAAGTGGAGCGGGCCAAAACGCGCATCGGCTGGGCCACGAAACTGGCCGGCGGCATTGTCCTTTTTTCGGCGCTCCTGGGGCTTGGCTGCATTTTCTGGGTGGCGCGGTTGCTCCATCGGGCCGTGACCAGCCGCATCGTGGAACTCACCCGCTACGCCGGCAACGTCCGCGACGGCCACTTCGGCGAGGCCATCGACATGGCCGGTTCCGACGAAATCGGGCTGCTGGCCCGGGCCCTGGCCGACATGAACGGCCGCATCCACGATCTGGTCGGCGGCCTGGAAGACAAAGTCCGCCAGCGCACCCTGGAACTCGACGCCAAAAATCGCGAGCTCGACGCCAAAAACCAGGCCCTGGCCGTCCTGTCCCTGACCGACCGCCTGACGAGCCTGTGCAATCGCCGCCGCCTCGATCAGGTCCTGTCCGCCGAATGGCGGCGCGCCCAGCGCTACGGCACGCCCTTTTCCGTCATCATGATCGATCTCGACAATTTCAAGGACGTCAACGACACCTTCGGCCATGCCGTGGGGGACGCGGTCCTTGTGCGCGTGGCCGATATCCTGCTGGCCGTGGTGCGCGAAACCGACGTGGTCGGCCGCTTTGGCGGCGAAGAGTTCCTGCTGGTGTGCCCGGAAACCACCGTGGAAGACGCCCGGGTTCTGGCCGAGGCCCTGCGCCGGGAACTCCAGGACACCGATTTTCCCCTCGTCGGGCGCATCACCGCCAGCTTCGGCCTGGCCGACTATGAGGCCGATCCCGGGCCGGCCGCCCTGGTGGCCCGGGCCGACAAGGCCCTGTATCGGGCCAAGCAGAGCGGCCGCAATCAGGTCATCGTGGCCCCGACCACCGCCGCCGTCAGCCGGACCCAGTAG
- a CDS encoding ABC-F family ATP-binding cassette domain-containing protein, translated as MSVCTINLRGISKAFGVRQLFSGISMAVAERERVGLVGPNGSGKSTLLKIMAGLAEADSGERTLRQGARLAYVAQQDVFEPGDTVEGVLSRAVEAAFGRAEAVSGGRVAALAGRMGFTDPSALVESFSGGWRKRLSIARGLAGEPDVLLLDEPTNHLDLRSILWLEQFLSGAPFAFVVVSHDRFFLENVCTRTVELSGAYPDGVLSVDGPYSALVEAREAFMESQGALERSLANKLRREVEWLRRGPKARATKAKARIDAAGVLKENLAATQARNRAALRAGIDFSATGRQTKRLLVAENLTRSLGGRELFSNLDLVLSPGTRLGLVGPNGSGKSALLRLLADEDKPDAGRVSTAPGLSVVAFDQKREQLDKDQTLRRAFTPDADSVIYRGQPVHLVTWAKRFALRPEQLDLPVGLLSGGEQARVLIARLMLRQADVLLLDEPTNDLDIPTLEMLEDSLMDFPGAVVLVSHDRSLIDRVSTAIVGLDGQGGVEVFADYAQWEEEFLARQRAEAREAKAREDRPAKAKPKPASQAKKLSFKEQREYDGMEAAILETEQALETARAALADPAVASDGHELARRLEAVQAAEAEVARLYARWEELAAKIA; from the coding sequence ATGAGCGTTTGCACCATCAATCTTCGCGGCATTTCCAAGGCCTTTGGCGTGCGTCAGCTGTTTTCCGGCATCTCCATGGCCGTGGCCGAGCGGGAGCGCGTGGGCCTGGTCGGCCCCAACGGCTCGGGCAAGTCCACGCTGCTCAAAATCATGGCCGGTCTGGCCGAGGCCGACAGCGGCGAGCGCACCCTGCGCCAGGGGGCGCGCCTGGCCTATGTGGCCCAGCAGGACGTTTTCGAACCCGGAGACACCGTGGAAGGCGTGTTGTCCCGGGCCGTGGAGGCCGCCTTCGGCCGGGCCGAGGCCGTTTCCGGCGGCCGGGTCGCGGCCCTGGCCGGCCGCATGGGCTTTACCGACCCCTCGGCCCTGGTCGAGTCGTTTTCCGGCGGCTGGCGCAAGCGGTTGTCCATCGCCCGGGGACTGGCCGGCGAGCCCGACGTGCTGCTTCTGGACGAGCCCACCAACCACCTGGACCTGCGCTCCATCCTGTGGCTCGAACAGTTTCTCTCCGGCGCGCCCTTCGCCTTCGTGGTGGTCAGCCACGACCGGTTCTTCCTGGAAAACGTCTGCACCCGCACCGTGGAGCTCTCCGGCGCCTATCCCGACGGCGTGCTGTCCGTGGACGGCCCCTACAGCGCCCTGGTCGAGGCCCGCGAAGCCTTCATGGAAAGCCAGGGCGCCTTGGAGCGGTCGCTCGCCAACAAGCTGCGCCGCGAGGTGGAATGGCTGCGGCGCGGCCCCAAGGCCCGGGCCACCAAGGCCAAGGCCCGCATCGACGCGGCCGGGGTCCTCAAGGAAAATCTGGCCGCCACCCAGGCCCGCAACCGGGCCGCCCTGCGGGCCGGCATTGACTTCAGCGCCACCGGCCGCCAGACCAAGCGCCTGCTCGTGGCCGAAAACCTCACCCGAAGCCTTGGCGGCCGGGAGCTGTTTTCCAACCTCGACCTCGTGCTCTCCCCGGGCACGCGCCTGGGGCTGGTCGGCCCCAACGGCTCGGGCAAGTCCGCCTTGCTGCGGCTGCTGGCCGACGAGGACAAGCCCGACGCCGGCCGGGTGTCCACCGCACCGGGCCTGTCCGTGGTCGCCTTTGACCAGAAGCGCGAACAGCTCGACAAGGACCAGACCCTGCGGCGCGCCTTCACCCCCGACGCCGACAGCGTCATCTACCGGGGCCAGCCCGTGCATCTGGTCACCTGGGCCAAGCGCTTCGCCCTGCGCCCGGAACAGCTCGACCTGCCCGTGGGGCTGCTGTCCGGCGGCGAACAGGCCCGGGTGCTCATCGCCCGGCTCATGCTGCGCCAGGCCGACGTGCTGCTCCTCGACGAACCCACCAACGACCTCGACATCCCCACCCTGGAGATGCTGGAGGACAGCCTGATGGACTTTCCCGGCGCGGTGGTGCTCGTCAGCCACGACCGGTCGCTCATCGACCGGGTGTCCACGGCCATCGTGGGCCTGGACGGCCAGGGCGGCGTGGAAGTCTTTGCCGACTACGCCCAGTGGGAAGAAGAGTTCCTGGCCCGGCAGCGCGCCGAGGCCCGGGAAGCCAAGGCCCGCGAGGACCGGCCGGCCAAGGCCAAACCCAAGCCCGCGTCACAGGCCAAGAAACTCAGCTTCAAGGAACAACGCGAATACGACGGCATGGAAGCGGCCATCCTCGAAACCGAACAAGCCCTCGAAACGGCCCGCGCCGCCCTGGCCGACCCGGCCGTGGCCTCCGACGGCCATGAGCTGGCCCGCCGCCTGGAAGCCGTCCAGGCCGCCGAGGCCGAAGTGGCCCGGCTCTACGCCCGCTGGGAAGAACTGGCTGCCAAGATTGCGTAG
- a CDS encoding class IV adenylate cyclase yields the protein MARNMEIKARLVDRAVVEAAAAALAHGPAVRIRQDDTFFPCADGRLKLREFADGRGELIVYQRPDASGPKASHYDIAPTDAPADLRRVLEQALGAAGRVRKERTLYLIGRARVHLDRVEGLGDFVELEVVLAEGEAEASGLAEARRLMAALCIDESTLVAEAYVDLLSASPDGV from the coding sequence ATGGCCCGCAATATGGAAATCAAGGCCCGGCTGGTGGATCGGGCAGTTGTCGAGGCAGCGGCCGCCGCCCTGGCCCACGGGCCGGCGGTGCGGATCCGCCAGGACGACACGTTTTTTCCGTGCGCCGATGGCCGGCTCAAGCTGCGGGAATTCGCCGACGGGCGCGGGGAGCTGATTGTCTACCAGCGCCCGGACGCTTCCGGCCCCAAGGCTTCGCATTACGACATCGCGCCGACGGACGCGCCGGCCGATCTGCGCCGGGTGCTGGAGCAGGCCCTGGGCGCGGCCGGCCGGGTGCGCAAGGAGCGAACCCTCTATTTGATCGGCCGCGCCCGGGTGCATCTCGACCGGGTGGAGGGGCTGGGGGATTTTGTGGAGCTGGAGGTGGTCCTGGCCGAGGGCGAGGCCGAGGCGTCGGGGCTGGCCGAAGCGCGCCGGCTCATGGCCGCCCTTTGCATCGACGAAAGCACCCTCGTCGCCGAAGCCTACGTCGATCTGCTGTCTGCCTCGCCGGACGGCGTTTAA
- a CDS encoding flavodoxin, producing MGKALVLFGSTTGNTESVAEYVAETLKSEGMAVDLKNAADVTAEGLAEGYDLVLFGCSTWGDDEIELQENFVPIYDELEKARLDGRKVAVFGCGDSSYTHFCGAVDAIAEKAEQCGAKVIGMALKIDGDPDKAEAVSWAKDVLQSAA from the coding sequence ATGGGTAAAGCGCTGGTTCTTTTTGGTTCCACCACGGGCAATACCGAGTCGGTGGCCGAGTATGTGGCCGAAACGTTGAAAAGCGAAGGCATGGCGGTGGATCTCAAAAACGCGGCCGACGTGACTGCCGAAGGGCTGGCCGAAGGCTACGATCTCGTGCTGTTTGGCTGCTCCACCTGGGGCGATGACGAGATCGAGCTGCAGGAAAACTTCGTGCCCATCTACGATGAGCTGGAAAAAGCCAGGCTCGACGGGCGCAAGGTGGCGGTTTTCGGTTGCGGCGACTCCAGCTACACGCACTTTTGCGGAGCCGTGGACGCCATAGCCGAAAAAGCCGAGCAGTGCGGGGCCAAGGTCATCGGCATGGCGCTCAAAATCGACGGCGACCCGGATAAGGCCGAAGCCGTGTCCTGGGCCAAGGACGTCCTGCAAAGCGCGGCTTAG
- a CDS encoding tetratricopeptide repeat protein: MLTSQVRRLREAGMDAMDAGDLDQAETLLRQSVTLAENEAGLDVVTANASYRLALTLHKAGRHDEAAAEFEKALTLARGRAGCGSKLYKTILGHFAEALPARAYPDRACAVGE; this comes from the coding sequence ATGTTGACGAGCCAGGTGCGGCGGCTTCGCGAGGCGGGCATGGACGCCATGGACGCCGGCGATCTGGACCAGGCCGAGACGCTGTTGCGCCAGTCGGTGACGCTGGCCGAAAACGAGGCCGGCCTGGATGTGGTGACGGCCAACGCCTCCTACCGTCTGGCCCTGACCCTGCACAAGGCGGGACGCCATGACGAGGCGGCGGCAGAATTCGAAAAAGCGCTGACCCTGGCCCGGGGACGGGCCGGTTGCGGCAGCAAGCTTTATAAGACGATCCTCGGGCATTTTGCCGAGGCCCTTCCGGCCCGGGCATATCCCGATCGGGCGTGCGCCGTCGGGGAGTAA